The Hymenobacter sp. GOD-10R genome includes a window with the following:
- the dut gene encoding dUTP diphosphatase, with protein sequence MQIPVINRSRHPLPAYQTAHAAGLDVRANLTEPVTLKPLQRALIPTGLFMEIPIGYEVQVRPRSGLAYKHGITIVNSPGTIDADYRGELMVLLVNLSDTEFIVQDGERVAQLIVARHETITWELAEALSETARGAGGYGSTGVQ encoded by the coding sequence ATGCAAATACCCGTTATAAATCGTTCTCGGCATCCGCTGCCCGCTTATCAAACGGCCCATGCCGCCGGCTTGGATGTGCGAGCCAACCTCACGGAGCCGGTTACGTTGAAGCCCCTACAACGTGCGCTTATTCCGACGGGGTTGTTCATGGAAATTCCAATTGGGTATGAAGTGCAAGTACGGCCTCGTAGCGGCTTGGCTTACAAGCACGGCATTACCATCGTCAACAGTCCCGGCACCATCGATGCAGACTATCGTGGCGAGCTGATGGTGCTGCTGGTCAACCTTTCCGACACGGAATTCATCGTGCAGGATGGCGAGCGGGTGGCCCAGCTCATTGTGGCTCGACATGAAACCATCACGTGGGAGTTAGCCGAAGCCTTGAGTGAAACAGCGCGCGGGGCAGGCGGCTACGGCAGTACCGGCGTTCAGTAG
- a CDS encoding lipopolysaccharide biosynthesis protein, whose translation MSVAKKLAGQTAVYGVSSILGRVLSYLLVPVYTARFAAAEYGVVTGLYAYVSFLNVLFTYGMETTYFRFANRPGTDRKRLYDEVLSLLLVSSVVLSGLLVLIAKPLMQFMSLPPEQSIYAVWIALILGLDAIAAIPYARLRLENKAGKFAAIRMTNILLYVGLNLFFIVLCPDILEGKYLAALKPLIATLYNPTIGVGYVFLSNLAASIITLLLLGKELTDFRFHLNLEPLRPMLKYAYPIMLMGLAGMVNETLDRILLGWWLPQGFYPGQSSLAAVGVYGACYKLSIFMSLVIQAFRYAAEPFFFAQSTEKNSPATFALVMKWFTLSCAVIFVFISINIEDFSLLFLRRPEYREGVGVVPILLLANLFLGVYYNLSVWFKLTDKTYFGTYISFGGALLTIALNFLLIPLLGYMGSALTTLACYFMMAAVCWYLGNYHFPVPYPVARLLSWLLLAVGLVTISWFIPVADYWLRHTFHAGICLLFVGLLYLVERPKKQASAPQLTRK comes from the coding sequence ATGAGTGTAGCTAAAAAGCTGGCAGGCCAAACGGCCGTGTACGGCGTAAGTAGTATTTTGGGGCGGGTGCTGTCATATCTGCTGGTGCCCGTGTATACGGCCCGGTTTGCGGCGGCCGAATACGGCGTTGTGACTGGTCTGTACGCCTATGTGTCGTTTCTGAACGTGCTGTTCACCTACGGCATGGAAACAACCTACTTCCGCTTTGCCAACCGGCCAGGCACCGACCGCAAGCGCCTGTACGACGAGGTGCTCAGCTTGTTGCTTGTGAGTAGCGTCGTATTGTCGGGCTTGCTGGTGCTCATTGCCAAGCCTCTGATGCAGTTCATGAGTCTGCCGCCCGAGCAAAGCATTTACGCCGTCTGGATTGCTTTGATTTTGGGGCTAGATGCCATTGCGGCTATACCATATGCTAGGCTGCGGCTCGAAAACAAGGCGGGTAAGTTCGCAGCCATCCGCATGACCAACATTCTGCTCTACGTTGGCCTGAACTTATTCTTTATCGTGCTCTGCCCTGATATACTGGAAGGCAAGTATCTGGCTGCACTTAAACCTTTAATAGCAACTCTTTACAATCCCACTATCGGGGTTGGGTATGTATTCTTATCCAATTTGGCCGCTAGCATCATCACCTTGCTTCTCCTAGGTAAGGAGCTGACTGACTTCCGCTTCCACTTGAACCTGGAGCCGTTGCGGCCGATGTTGAAGTACGCCTATCCTATTATGTTGATGGGTCTGGCTGGCATGGTTAACGAAACACTCGACCGAATTTTGCTGGGTTGGTGGCTCCCCCAAGGTTTCTATCCGGGTCAATCGAGCTTGGCGGCAGTAGGCGTATACGGCGCCTGCTACAAGCTCAGCATCTTTATGTCGCTCGTTATTCAGGCGTTCCGCTACGCCGCCGAGCCGTTCTTTTTTGCCCAAAGCACGGAGAAGAATTCTCCGGCCACTTTTGCTTTAGTGATGAAGTGGTTTACGCTGAGCTGCGCTGTAATTTTCGTATTCATTAGCATCAACATTGAGGATTTCAGCCTGTTATTTCTTCGCCGCCCTGAATACCGCGAAGGTGTAGGTGTAGTACCTATTCTATTGCTGGCCAATCTGTTCCTAGGGGTGTATTACAACCTTTCAGTGTGGTTTAAGCTGACAGATAAAACCTACTTCGGCACGTACATCTCCTTCGGCGGTGCTCTGCTCACCATTGCCCTCAACTTCCTGCTCATTCCATTGCTCGGCTACATGGGTTCGGCCCTGACGACCCTAGCTTGCTACTTCATGATGGCAGCCGTATGCTGGTACCTAGGCAATTATCACTTCCCAGTTCCTTATCCTGTGGCGCGGCTACTGAGCTGGTTGCTGCTCGCCGTAGGGTTAGTCACAATTTCATGGTTTATCCCTGTAGCCGACTACTGGCTGCGTCATACTTTCCACGCGGGCATCTGTCTCCTCTTTGTGGGTCTTCTCTACTTGGTGGAACGCCCGAAAAAACAGGCTTCGGCGCCACAGCTAACGCGAAAGTAG
- a CDS encoding enoyl-CoA hydratase/isomerase family protein, which produces MALFENLLYTVDAASGILTIMLNRPAKLNALNAATIEDIRQAMQEALDDADVRGIILTGSGDKAFVAGADIAELAGLNEITGRRAAELGQEAFCLIEESSKPVIAAVNGFALGGGCELAMACHLRVAAENARFGQPEVNLGLIPGYGGTQRLTQLIGKGKALELMLTGDQIKADEALRLGLVNHVVPAAELLPFCQQLLGRILTKAPLAVGLVIDCVNAAFDQERHGYQTEANAFSRCCGSEDFREGTRAFLEKRAATFTGK; this is translated from the coding sequence ATGGCTCTTTTTGAAAACCTACTCTATACGGTCGATGCTGCTTCCGGCATCTTGACCATTATGCTGAATCGACCAGCTAAGCTCAATGCGTTGAACGCGGCTACTATCGAGGATATCCGGCAGGCGATGCAGGAGGCCCTAGACGATGCCGATGTGCGTGGCATCATCTTAACGGGCAGCGGCGACAAGGCCTTTGTGGCAGGCGCGGATATTGCCGAGCTAGCAGGGCTCAATGAAATAACGGGCCGGCGGGCCGCTGAGCTTGGTCAGGAGGCATTCTGCTTGATTGAGGAAAGCTCCAAACCAGTTATTGCTGCCGTAAACGGCTTTGCGCTGGGTGGCGGCTGCGAATTAGCCATGGCTTGCCACTTGCGCGTAGCCGCTGAAAATGCACGCTTTGGCCAGCCTGAAGTGAACCTAGGTCTAATTCCGGGGTACGGCGGCACGCAGCGTCTCACGCAGCTTATCGGCAAAGGGAAGGCGCTGGAGCTCATGCTCACGGGTGACCAGATCAAAGCGGATGAAGCGTTGCGGCTTGGCTTGGTCAACCATGTCGTGCCAGCGGCGGAACTTCTGCCCTTCTGCCAGCAGTTGCTGGGACGTATTCTCACCAAGGCGCCGCTTGCTGTCGGGCTGGTGATTGATTGCGTGAATGCCGCCTTCGACCAGGAACGCCACGGCTACCAGACAGAAGCGAATGCTTTCAGCCGCTGCTGCGGCTCCGAAGACTTTCGGGAAGGTACTCGCGCCTTCTTAGAAAAGCGAGCAGCCACGTTTACAGGTAAATAA
- the mscL gene encoding large conductance mechanosensitive channel protein MscL — translation MGFVTEFKEFISKGNVLDLAVGVIIGAAFGKIVTSLTDDVLMPFLGLLTGGIDFKNWFFALDGQSYKTIEQAKTAGAATVNYGLFLNAILYFFIIAFCVFLLVKAANRIKLRPLAVTTVDPGPTKEQVLLMEIRDALRGPTLKP, via the coding sequence ATGGGTTTCGTAACCGAATTTAAGGAGTTTATCTCTAAGGGGAATGTGCTGGACTTGGCAGTTGGTGTGATCATCGGGGCCGCTTTTGGAAAAATCGTTACTTCCTTGACGGATGACGTGTTGATGCCATTCTTGGGTCTACTAACGGGCGGCATAGATTTTAAGAACTGGTTTTTTGCTCTAGATGGACAGTCCTATAAGACGATTGAACAGGCTAAAACCGCTGGGGCTGCTACTGTCAACTATGGCTTATTCTTGAATGCTATTCTTTACTTCTTCATCATCGCTTTTTGCGTATTCCTGCTCGTAAAAGCGGCTAACCGCATCAAGTTGCGCCCCTTGGCCGTGACCACCGTTGATCCAGGGCCAACGAAAGAGCAGGTGCTACTGATGGAAATTCGAGATGCATTACGCGGGCCTACTTTAAAACCTTAA